The DNA segment CCTGCATCGGTAACAGCCTGAATAACAGCATCTTCATTAGATTACTTACGATTGGAGCGCCCTTCGACTAATTTCCAGCCGTTCCATTCCTTACCGCTGACTGCCTGTCGTAGGGCGTATTCCTTAATGTCGGAAGCCCACGCTACCAGTTCGTCCACACGGGAGAGGATGACTTCGATTTCCGTATCCTCTAATAGAGGTGGCAGCTTGAAGTCGTGCTGTGCAAGTGAGAGATTTGCTTCAGCTCTGGCCCTGCATTCATGCTTGGCCTTACAGAAGCCACACCATTCACCACAGAGGTAGCTGCCCTCACCGGCAAAAGCTAAAGCTGCGGTTGGTTTTAGAACTTCCTCGGCCCAGCGGTAAAGCTCTTCTTTGGTAATCTCGACGGTAGAAATGTTCTGGCGTCTGGGCTGGTAGATGGTCATGCTGACCGTATCGATATCGTAAATATCATCGAACAGCTCCAGTGCACCAAGCGCATAGCATTTCATCTGCGGATTGTCCTCAGCAGAAACGAGGATACCCAAACCATGCTTGTAATCGCAAATTCGAAGTGTACCGTCTGCAATGACAATACTGTCTGCTGTACCGAAGCCTTGTTCTACCCAACGAGAGAAGTCTACTCGCTGTTCAATCAGGACGACGGGGTCAGCGCAGGTTTGCTTTGCGGACTCGACCTGTTCAAGGATGTAGGCAGCGTAGCCGGTAGCACAATCCTCCAGTTCCTCACTATACCAGGACAGGCCCTTGGTAGGATTTTTAGCCTTTTGGCCCAGCGCCTTGCGGAGCTTATATTCACAAAGACTGTGTGCCTCGGTGCCTTCTGCTGCGTAGTCGCTTCCTTTATCCTCGTAGCTTTCACCAAGCCTTGCAGAAGGCGGACAGTGAAGCCAGCGATTTGAGGAGGAAGCGGATAGAATTGCATGTCCTTTATTAGGTGGCATCGCCAAGCACCTCCGCTTCCCTTAAGAGGGCTTCATAATTTGCCGGGTCAATCTGCGATAGCTTGCTGGCACCGTATTTTAGAAGTAGCTCACGAACTGCAGCAGTATGACCGGCACGGGATTTATCTGCCAGTACAGCTCGTACCTGTTCCAGCGTCAGCTGCGGCTTAGGCTCTGGTTTTGTGGCTTCTTCAGCTGGCTGCTCCTCGGCAGTACCGCTGAACTGCTGAGCCAGCCAATCGGCTGCATCCTTAATAGCGGCAGCTGCATTGCGTAGTTCTTCGATGGTCATGACCATATCGTTCATTTTGCTCATGGTATCTTCCTCCTTCCTCGGATTGTCCTGTGGCGGCGAGGATTCTAAGATTTCTCGCCATTCTTGCGGATACCTGACTGATTGCTGTGAGTACTTCAACTAACTCGGTGTCGGTACCGCATTTTCTGTGATAAGCCTGTGTCATATTGCTCACCTCCGTTTCTGAGAGGCTGTTTTGTTGTGCCTCATACTTTCCCACTGGAGAGGAGTTGCAGAGTTGAGCGGATATTTTTCAAAAAAGTTTTCTCTCCGACCGAGAACGGCCCAGCCGGAGAGAAGGCTATTACCTATTAATAACCACGCACTTTACGCAGCTCAGTGCGGATGCGCTTCATCTGGTCAGCAAAGGTGCGCTGCTTGCGGCCCAGAGCCTCGGCAATGCTGCGGTCTGAAATCTTCTCATTTGAAGTCCAGAGTTCGATGATGCGGTCGGCATCAGGGTCAAGCTCCTGCAAGCGCTGGAACAGCTGTGCCAAAAGAGCACGGTCGGCATAGATGTCTTCCATGCTGACAGTTTCGGTCAGCTCGGTATCAAGAAGTGTGCCATCGTCGTCGGTGTTTGAGGCATCGAGCGAGAGCGTTCCGTAACCGAGATGGTGTTCACAGTTTTCGCAGTCACCGTCGCAGGCCCAGAAGTATTGCTTCGGACATTTGCAGCGATGGTGATATTGCTCCTTCTTACGAGTGGCTCCGGCCA comes from the Erysipelotrichaceae bacterium 66202529 genome and includes:
- a CDS encoding DNA ligase; amino-acid sequence: MSKMNDMVMTIEELRNAAAAIKDAADWLAQQFSGTAEEQPAEEATKPEPKPQLTLEQVRAVLADKSRAGHTAAVRELLLKYGASKLSQIDPANYEALLREAEVLGDAT
- a CDS encoding sigma-70 family RNA polymerase sigma factor yields the protein MAFNENQTTRFIYLRSTKEKIPCTEQQFQDFYRMAGATRKKEQYHHRCKCPKQYFWACDGDCENCEHHLGYGTLSLDASNTDDDGTLLDTELTETVSMEDIYADRALLAQLFQRLQELDPDADRIIELWTSNEKISDRSIAEALGRKQRTFADQMKRIRTELRKVRGY